The genomic interval AACTTCCTGTGTGCACACGCATATTGCCTGAAACATGTGCTCCTGAACTTTCCTATCCTCCTGGGCCTTCAACATACAAAGCTTTAGTCAATTCTAAGAGCTGAGTTATACTGAGTTGCAGTGTGATCATAAGACGCACGTAGGAATTTTAGGCTGAAATCTCCTGCAGATAGGAATTTTAGGCTGAAATCTCATTGCCAAATTCCCACAGAAAATCTCTTCTCCAGCTCCCTCCGACTACTCTCCCTTCTTACCCACCTCTGGCTTTTTCCCTGACTGACTCATGCCCAGCTACGATAGTGTCAGACAATTCTAATCTCTGACTAAAATGGATCAAGGCCTCGTGGGGATTTGCACAGCCAGCTGAGGGGGAAGCAAAGGTACCTGCACAAGATCCGTCAGCTCTCTGTTGAGTTTTGAGTCCAACCCTCACTACCATTGCTCTTGCTCAGATCTTCCACTAGCGAATATCCTCCTTGGAGGTATATTGTGTGGGAAGAGGCTGGTGAGGTTCTGGATGAAAGCAAAGGTGGTAGGAATGGAAGGAAAAGGTTGAGAGAAGACATTAGAAGCAGAACATACAGGCCTTGGTGATAGATTGCACGTGCAGGAATGTGCTAATAGAAATTTCCAATACCCAGCTCAATATGACACCTCTGTACAGTAATTTTGGCCTAGATTGTtcatggatttctttttcttcccagagACCATGACCTTCCACCTGAGTAGTACTGTTTTCAGCAGCTGATACAGTTGAAGAGAGTTGAATAGTCCCATACTCTTTCCATCTATCCTGTTTATTATAGATTCTGAATTTCAAAAGCGTTAACAGCTTTATCAAAGTACAATTTATATACCAGAAAATTCACCTTTAGTTAAGTAGACAAAGCAATGAATTTTAGTAAATGTACAgagttgtgcaaacatcaccacaatccagtttTTGAACAGTTGCATCGTCCCAATATGATCTCCCGTGCACACTTGCGGTGAGTAAACCCCTTCTCCCTCCAGTcacaggcaaccactaatctacttttagTTTCTATCTAGATTTGCCTATCCTGAACATTTCACTTAAAATGGAAATATAGTGGCTTCTTTTGATTAGCATAATGTTTGCAAGGGTCATCCATGCTGTAGCTTGTATCTGTTCCTTTTGATTATTGAACTGTCTTCCGTTGCATGGATATATAAATTCTTCCCAATAAAGCAGATTGGGATTTATACCTGGAGTCTTCTAGCAGAAGGTTCAGATAAGAAGATAATTATGTAGTGACTTCATTGTCTAGTTTGGAAGTGAAAGTTAGGCTTAACATGTTATTCTCAGGCTCCATATTGAGTTTTCCTTGGAGAGGTTAGGAAGGAAGAGAATGTTTTACCAATGACAAGATCTTCATGCAGAAGCAAAACTCCCCAGTGGGTAAAGTGGACTCCTTGTGCAACTGGTCTACCATTGGTCCCTGAGCCTAGGTCCACCTATAACTCTCTTGTCTTGGGAGGGTACAATTTTCTAAGGATAAGATAATGGCTACTTAGGCTATCAATAAAGTCCTCAGGTCCTGAATGGCAGCCTTGAGCTCTGAGACTCTTTATAGCCCTGGACTTAGTCATAATGTACTTACTGCAGGGCCAGCCTCACTTGCAAGTGTCCATGCCACCACCCCCACAGTATTGCTAGACTGCGCGTAGCACTTTTGAAAGTGCCTCCACTCTTCTGGCTGCTGGTTTTCCAGGCAGCCTTTCATTTTACTGTGGTTCTTGAGGTTTACCCCGGACCTCAATATTTATTGTCAGCAAATTTCACCTGCGTGAAAAAAATAATTGCTGCAGATGTGAACGTGGTAGTTGAAAGGAGATCCACATAGAGTGACACATGTGGGGCTCCAAGGCTTATAATTGTATGCctgaacccccccccccacccccagcagaggTCTCTAGGGAGGGAGATGAGGTAAGGTCAATGGGAGGGTCTCTCAATGCTCAGCTAAGAAAACTTATTTTCTAGAGAAGCTACTTTGCTTGCTGAAGGCTTTGGCTTCAGGATGGGGTTATGTAGAGACCATTCCTGGATTTACTCTTGGTGCTCGGCTTCCTTGTTGTGTATTTCCCCCCATGAAATTATTTTACCTTGACAAACAGCCCAGGTCAATCATCACGTCAACTTGCCAACACAGCTGGGAACCATTAGGGGTTCAGCAATCTTCCCTACCTCTCAAGCCACCCAAATATGTGACTGTGTGAGCTGtgacctctcctccctctccactcCCTACCATTCCAGCAGAGCTTGGGCTGAAATACGCCACCTGCACTCCGCATCTCAGCTTTGACTTGCAGGAAAATTTCTCTAGCCTTGCTTCCTCACCTCCACATGAGGAGACCCAGTTGTCCAAATCTAGAGGAGAATCCAATAAATAGCCATTTCACTGTTTTCAAATTTGTCACCAAAAAGTCTGTTTGGCTTTTGGATTTGCATTAGTTCATTACCCTTTATCCTCTCTACCTTCTTAGTTGCTTTCTAGTCATTCACTTTAAAGAGGTAAAAAAAAGGTGGCTTAATAAAAATTTTCTCCCCTGTTTCACATCATGGTGCTGACATACATGAGAGATTGATTCATATTTAATGGACTAAATTGAAGAGATTAAAGCTCATTGGTGATATTTAGCTTGGAACCAAAAGCTGAGACATGTGTTAAGTCAGTCTTCCAGAACAATGGAGAGCTTCCAGGTAAGCGTTAAGCAAAGAGGCATAAAACACGGGGATGGATGATTGAGAGAGGTAGTTGCATCTCCATCCCTGAAGAGCCACATTATATTACCCTTCATGTGGTGGCCACTGATATACCTGAAGGCAAAAGGATGGACCAGCTAAGGTCCAGAGGTTCCTTCTCTAACTGTATATGGTTCTGAAGAACCTAAAATTTCCATCGAAGGTCTACTAACTAGCTGAATGACAGGAGGGGCAACTTACtgcccttctctgagcctgtttcctcacttgtaaaataaaTAGGTTGACTAAATAGTCTCTAAAATTCCTTCCAGTTTTGACAGTCTATGGACGATTagcttatcattttttaaaacccattATTAAATAGCCAACCATCATGTGTGAAGAGAGGTAAAATAAAACTGGGGCATGAGCCAGTTTAtgagaggaaatagaaaataaagtggattttttttatccAAATGTATATTCTCCCATGATTATACACAAGtttatacataaacacacacacaccatatatatatatactatgtattttatatatatataaatcacattCAGCTTAGTCTACAGGAGAATAATTATCCAGTTCCTCAATCTGAGTTTTGCTtacatgtttttgtttatttacgtGACCCTTTATGTCTTAAGTAGAAATTGACATGCCAGAAGTGTTTGCTGATCCTAGATCCCTGCTGTGAAATGAAAGCCTTGTGGAAATTCAAGACACTGTAATGTAACCTCAAGCACTAATAACTCTACATAAAACCAGCAAATAATTTACCTTAATAAGCTAAAAGCACACTTCTCCACATATCAATGTTCGCTTTATTGTTTTTACATGATAGGAAATTATTATATGCGTCATCTAAGACCAAGAAATCACTGTGTAACTTTACATCTTGCTCCAAATACAATAGTAACACCTGACCCAGGAAGGAGAAACTTTGTTTAGTTTCATCTTAGAAGGGGCAAAGAAACAATCAGAAGAGAAAGGATATCAGGATCTAAATAACCCAGCATACCTGCTTTATGTTCAATAAGTGGCAAAACAGGCAGCTCCCaacccatttaaaaattaagtaagataGAAGTCTTATCCTAAGACAAAAAAGTTACAATGAGACACCAGACatgcatctaaaaaaaaaaaagaccataaaaTCCAAAGCTGACAACCCACCTCTCTCGTTTTGGCAGAGGGATGACCAATTAATCTTCAGTTTGGACTTATCCCTGCCCAGAATGCCTATCCCTTTCCAGAGTTATTTTGGCTTTTAAAGAATATAAGGAATGTTTTATTCTGTAGACCAGACCCTTCATCAAGGAGAATTATGTCCATTTAAAAAGGGGGTTTGAGAACCAGAAAAAATATAGCTGTctctatttaataatttttaaaaggatatatgtctagattttctttccatttgagACTAGGATTTATTTCTGCTGGGTAAGCAGAATGTCAAGGTACTGGCCAACGGCCTCCTCCACGAGCTTTTCTTCATCTACCCAAGACTTCATTGGTATTTCCTGCCTTTGAACTCTGCAAGTGCTGATACTCTGAGTCCTTCAGTCATGTAGTCAATTATGTGGTGTCACGTACGTGGCTCTGCCTTTGTCCATGCCTGTCTCTCTACTCGTTATGCCTCCATACTTCTCCCTTGTCCAGCTACTTAACTCTAGTCATTCTTAAGGCTTCGTCTTGACCTTTACCACCACTATGCAATCTCTTCTGTCTGCCACCAGGGAAACTTTGGGGATCTTTCCTTTAGGCACTGATAATACTTTGAAAATGCCTCCCCTGTACCCTCATTATATTGTGTTGTAATTGTACTGTTTGAGTCTCATTTTCCTACTTGCAGGGGAATGGCATAGCTAATGATATGTTAAggaaagacacacacataaaCCCTAAACAAATACTGCGCCTACTCTGTCCAAGTTCCCACAGAACATCTGCTGTGGGAAGTGCGTCTGCTGAAACACTCCTGTGCGTGGTCTATTACCACTCGCTATTCATGCTGCTGCCATCCGTATTCATCCAAAGATGTGCAGAAATCTAGTTGCCTTGGAGACCACTGTTGCCTTTGCTTTATGTTAGGAAAGGGCTTCATGTATAAGGTCTCCTAACTCATTTTCCTAGAGAAGGAGAAGCATTAATGTCCACCTCCATCAGGCCTTGTCTTTCAAATGCAAACATCCTTCCAACCACAGGTGCTTCAGAAAATCTCATCCTGACAAATAGGATCAGAATGTAATGTGCTAATCCCACATTCTCCGCTTCAAAAGCTCACTGcttgcagggagggtatagctcagtggtagggcgcatgcttagcgtgtgtgaggtcctgggttcaatccccagtacgtccattaataaaaaaaaaaaagagttccttctacaaacattttattttgtagtaacacatagtgaaaaaagaatatgaaaacaacaaaaaatatatatatatatatgtatgaatgaaacactatgctgtacaccagaaattgacacaacattgtaaatcacatTGACTCTTGAGAAACAATTCCCAGATTCTTAGAACAAATTATTGTATCTACAGGACATCTGCGATGACCCCCGTCTGATTGTGGGCAATATCAGCAACCACCAGCTGATCCAAGGGAGACTGGGGCACAAGCCAATGGTCTCTGCGTTTTCCTGTTTGGCTGTTCAGGAGTCTCACTGGACAAAGGTATTCCCTCTCTTATGGGACCTCACTTGGTTTCCACCTTCTTGTCTTCTTTAGTAACTTTAGGAAAAGTCAGCTCGTAACTTTCTTGATTGTTTAATTCCTGAAGTAAGAGGTGATTTCCCTCCATCTTGTTATGAGAATTTTTGTTAATCcagaaagttgaaagaattttacagtaAACACCCATATACTCACCTAGATTCTACTGGTTATATTTTACTCTATTTGCTTTGTCACACATATTAGTTGATCTCTTGCCACTTGCAGTTCTTTGGCTCAGTAGCTCCACATACTTGTATTCTCTGTACCTACTGAGGTTAAAAAGCCAGTAGGGGCCAGGAAGTCACTAACAGatatgaataaaagaaaaggtgAGAAAGATGGAAATAGATCCTTGAAAAGGTTCTCATAAATTATTAATAGTACAAAAATTCCTTTGGCATTTAGCTAGAGTCCAAGGCAATGAAGTGTTGACTTGGGACAAAGagcattttcttcagaaaaacaattttagaaGATTAATATGTAACTGTATTTAAAAAGGAGATTTtctcaaatgtaattttattcaaGATGTGAATGAATTCTATAGTCTAAGGAATCTGCATGAAATCTTTACGACagatctttaaaaactgaaaccacCAGGGACCTTGTATTTTgattgcttttgctttttaaaaatgcctgTTTATGTGGTTAAACAGGCAACCATGAATATGTTGTGTAGACATATGTTTGTAGATTATCTGTGGGAAATAATTTAACCCCTAACTTGCTGCCCCTAATCACCCTGTGTGTATTCAAGGAAGGCATGGTAATATTATCGTCAGCAAAACTCAACTGAGGAAGCAAAAgttgtgggaaaaaaatgctcTACCAGGGATTTCCTAACCTCGACCCAAACCCAGTACATTTggtgtgttttctgttgccacaTGGATTTCTCAGAAGTCAACTGTAATCTCGATATTTGGATATAGTCTGGTGAATAAGTTGATTGATTGAATGTTCTTATATTTCCAGACAATTCCCAACCATAAGGAGCAGGAATGGGACCCTCGAAAACTAGATAAATATGCTGGGATATTTCGCTTCCGTTTCTGGCATTTTGGAGAATGGACCGAAGTGGTGATTGATGACTTGCTGCCCACCATCAATGGAGATCTCGttttctccttctccacctccatgAATGAGTTCTGGAATGCTTTATTGGAAAAAGCTTATGCAAAGTAAGGAAGAGGGTTGGCTAGTCAGTGGTCAGGCTACAGGAGGAAAGAAAGGCCACATTTGTCTTGGGACTCATGCCCTTCCAACTTAGCCCTGAACTTTAAATTGGGTAAGATATCAGTTAGATTCAAGGCATTGTTTTgggcctgggccctccataatcCTAGATGAGAAAGAAATCAGCTATTCTGATTTCCAGTAAACCCCTACCTGCTCCCAGGTTCCCCTTCCTGCTGCTGATCCACAGATCCCATTATGGCctcagattttctctttgtctaaTATTTACCTGTAGAAAGAAATTCTGCATGGACTGTCCTAGATCAACCTAGCCTAAGCCTGTAAATCTGATGATAGTCTCAAAATAGCTTTCATTTCATACCTAGAGAAAAGTTAGCTGGGCAAACAGTGTTCTAATTTTGGGGAACAAGATGTCTTtgacctggaaaaattattttacaaagaaCCTTGCCTATTTACCCCCAGACTGCTTGGCTGTTATGAAGCCCTGGATGGTTTGACCACCACTGATATCATCGTGGACTTCACTGGCACATTGGCTGAAACTGTTGACATGCAGAAGGGAAGATACACTGAGCTTGTTGAGGAGAAGTACAAACTGtttggagaactgtacaaaacaTTTACCAAAGGAGGTCTGATCTGTTGCTCCATTGAGGTTTGTACTCACCAAAACCGCTCTTTGCTCACTTCTGGCAGAGGAGACCATAACATTTAGTGAGGAACATCACCCTTACCCTGGAGATCCAGGACAAGCCATTAAGAAACTCAGAAAGCTAACAATAGGCACTGAGCCCTGGCACAGAGGCTAAGGAACTTCAACGTTTTACCCTTTTGTACCAGTCATCCCACTGGGAGCCAATGCACCATCTAAGCTGATGTAAATAGCCTCTGCTAAATTATTCCTTTGCTTCTAGGTGTGGAGGTTATAGCTGTTTGCTTAAAGAATAAACCAGCCCCACCAAATTTTAATGCTGTTCCTATCAATGTACTACTGTGGGTCATTTGAATTGTTTGAATtgttatattaaattttttatttcctttccctgGCTTGCTTTGTGTCAAGTTAGGCAGCAGGATCAAATTTCCATCTGCGTGAGAGAACTAGCTTCAACCCTACTAGGGTAAATCAATCAATGAAAAGAAGGAGCCAGGCCTTGGGTATGCCAATTCTTGTGCCCTTATGTATCTTTCTTTGCTCTCAGTCTCCCAGTCAGGAAGAGCAAGAAGTTGAAACTGACTGGGGCCTACTGAAGGGCCATACCTACACCATGACTGATATTCGCAAGATCCGTCTTGGAGAAAGGCTTGTGGAAGTCTTCAGCACTGAGAAGCTGTACATGATTCGTCTGAGGAACCCCTTGGGGAGACAGGAATGGAGTGGCCCTTGGAGTGAGATGTAAGTGGCATTCCACTTTGACGGCTGCATCCCCAAAGCCCAATACTTTCTCCCAACCCATCCCTCCAGACTGTTAGTGGGCTGTCAATGCTTAGTGACATCTGTGGGCTCTTCTTGGGTGTGGGGTCTGTGACTTAGCCAGAGGTGAGACAAGGCTGTCCCTGTACCCATGCCTTCTGCTCCTCTGGCATCCTGCTTACTGTGGGAAGTCAATGGCAAACATAATGGCTTATCCTTTTGCTCATTTGCTTTTAGTTCTGAGGAGTGGCAGCAACTGACGGCAGCAGATCGCAAGAACCTGGGGCTTGTTATGTCTGATGATGGAGAGTTTTGGTGAGGAGAGGTTTTTCTGTGCTCAGGGAATTGGGGCTTCCACATGGAACTACAGGGGTAGGCATTAAGTACCAGCTGCACTTGTTTCCTGCACTCTTTCCATTCAGGATGAGCCTGGAGGACTTTTGCCGCAACTTTCATGAACTGAGTGTCTGCCGCAATGTGAGCAACCCTATTTTTGGCCGCAAGGAGCTGGAATCAGTGGTGGGATGCTGGACTGTGAATGATGACCCCCTGATGAACCGTTCAGGAGGCTGCTATAACAACCGTGACACTTTCCTGCAGAATCCCCAGGTTTGaatcaattatttttctttgtcttcaagtTACCAAGGCAATAGGAAGCTGGAGTATTTCTTTGACATCGGTTCTCCCATTTACAGCTTTTGTGTAATATTCATCAACCAAGATGCGTAAGGATTGGCTCAGATGCTTGTAAAGCATAGCACTGTGTCTCTTTGCAAAGAAGTATCTTGGCAACTTTATCAAATCCAAGCCACCTCCCCTGGTTGCCTCTCTCTTAGCCATATTGCTTGGTATGTCTCTTTGACACTCCCTGCTTCCTTGTGATGGTCCCACATTGGAGAAGAAGGATCTGTTCCCAGCCACAtttcaattctttttcattttttttacttcCTAATTGCTCTCTTGGGTGCACATTTACTATAGGTGCCCTCTTTCTCATGCAGGTGATTCTTCTGAAACCCATCATTGTGCCTCCCTTTTCTCATCTAGAACACCAAGTCATTCTTCCCAAGATTTGAATCGATACCCTGTTAATGACCCCATTCCATCCATCTCCCATTATAATGCTATTCCAGGTGACACATGAGAGGTCTAGTCTGGACACAcaccaaagcaaaaaaaaaaaaaatccatacatcCAAAGCCTAAACCTATAATAACCTTGATGGTTTTATTGCCAAATGTGCTGATGAGCTAACCCACAGGAGAGAAGTATTCTGATTGTATTGCAGCCTTACCTGGGTGTGTCTCTTCTTTCCATGGACCTCACTGGTCACCCATTTTAAAGGATACTAAGGCTGGTGGGCTGATTGACTTTTCTCCATCCTTTCTACCTTAACTGTccctaaagaaaagaaagctcCTATTACCACCCCCCTTGATTTACAACCCTGGAAATGCTTTAATTATCAGGCACATATACCAAACTGGAGAAATGGCCCTTTTGGCTTCACAGTTTGAATGCCTGCACAGGATGGACCTATGGGGACCTTGTGAGTCTATGGTTCTGCATCTATTTCCTGTTTCTTactaggagagagagaaagagagactgagagaaagagagtgagagagaaacatagacacagagagatagagaaagagagacagacggAGACAGAGGCAGTGAGAAAAATGTGATGTCTTTTGGTCTTATTTCCCAATGGTACCATGATTCCCCAGATAATATTTGGGTAATCACGCATGCAGCTTCCTTAAAATGGTGGTAGCAAAGCATCAATTTGCCAAGGAAGTGGATCCAGCCCTTCCACGAGTCACACTCCACAAAGGCTGCCAATAGGAGGCTAGCCTGGGTGATACTTCAGTGACAGGTCAAGTCAAACAAGAATGTTGTCTTTggaaatagaaaactcaagaCCATACCGAACTTCTTAAAATGAAGTATACCCTCTTTGGTATCAAAGGCCTAGGCAAGAAGTTGTCTCTCTCAACACATTTAGCAAGTCAAGGAATTATCCCAGGCCTCACTGTCTGGTCAATGGTAAAACCTAGAAAATAACCCAAATCTCTACTTCCCAAGGCAGAGTGTTCTTCCCTGAAATTTGAGCTGGTTCCTCTGAAATGGAAGCACTAACTAAGCTCCTTGCTGGCCTCTTTCCCTTAGTACATCTTCACTGTGCCTGAGGATGGGCACAAGGTCATCATGTCACTGCAGCAAAAGGACCTGCGTACTTACCGCCGCATGGGAAGACCCGACAATTATATCATTGGCTTTGAGCTCTTCAAGGTAAGAATGGGCATTTGGAGCAGAGAGAATGATGGCAAACAGTGTCAAAATTAGGATGGCTTGGGTGGAGGGGAATGAAGACAGGTCCAGAGATAAAGAAAGTAGAGGAGCCAGGATCCTCCAATGCAAAAACTATGATTTGCATGGAGTGGAGCATTTCAGTCTCCTTCATTTCCAGGTGGAGATGAACCGCAAGTTCCGCCTCCACCACCTCTACATCCAGGAGCGTGCTGGGACTTCCACTTACATTGACACGCGCACCGTGTTTCTGAGCAAGTACCTGAAGAAGGGCAACTATGTGCTCGTCCCAACCATGTTCCAGCATGGCCGCACCAGCGAGTTTCTCCTGAGAATCTTCTCTGAAGTGCCTGTCCAGCTCAGGTTCTGTTTTTTTGGCCAGCCCTGCCAACTCCTATTCTCTGCCCTGCCTCCATTC from Vicugna pacos chromosome X, VicPac4, whole genome shotgun sequence carries:
- the CAPN6 gene encoding calpain-6, which gives rise to MGPPLKLFKNQKYQELKQECIRDGRLFCDPTFLPENDSLFYNRLLPGKVVWKRPQDICDDPRLIVGNISNHQLIQGRLGHKPMVSAFSCLAVQESHWTKTIPNHKEQEWDPRKLDKYAGIFRFRFWHFGEWTEVVIDDLLPTINGDLVFSFSTSMNEFWNALLEKAYAKLLGCYEALDGLTTTDIIVDFTGTLAETVDMQKGRYTELVEEKYKLFGELYKTFTKGGLICCSIESPSQEEQEVETDWGLLKGHTYTMTDIRKIRLGERLVEVFSTEKLYMIRLRNPLGRQEWSGPWSEISEEWQQLTAADRKNLGLVMSDDGEFWMSLEDFCRNFHELSVCRNVSNPIFGRKELESVVGCWTVNDDPLMNRSGGCYNNRDTFLQNPQYIFTVPEDGHKVIMSLQQKDLRTYRRMGRPDNYIIGFELFKVEMNRKFRLHHLYIQERAGTSTYIDTRTVFLSKYLKKGNYVLVPTMFQHGRTSEFLLRIFSEVPVQLRELTLDMPKMSCWNLARGYPKVVTQITVHSAEGLEKKYANETVNPYLVIKCGKEQVRSPVQKNTVHAIFDTQAIFYRRTTDIPIIVQVWNRRKFCDQFLGQVTLDADPSDCRDLKSLYLRKKGGPTAKVKQGHISFKVISSDDLTEL